The Tenrec ecaudatus isolate mTenEca1 chromosome 14, mTenEca1.hap1, whole genome shotgun sequence genome contains a region encoding:
- the LOC142425836 gene encoding translationally-controlled tumor protein-like: MIIYRDLISHDEMFSDIYKIREIADGRCLEVEGKMVSRTEGAIDDSLIGGNASAEGPDGDAAESTVVTGVGIVVNHHLQETSFTKEAYKKYIKDYMKSIKGKLEEQKPERVKPFMTGAAEQIKNILANVKNYQFFIGENMNPDGMVALLDYREDGVTPYMIFFKDGSEMEKC; this comes from the coding sequence ATGATCATCTACCGCGACCTCATCAGCCATGATGAGATGTTCTCCGACATCTACAAGATCCGGGAGATCGCAGACGGGCGgtgtctggaagtggaggggAAGATGGTCAGTAGGACCGAAGGTGCCATCGATGACTCCCTCATTGGGGGTAACGCCTCAGCTGAAGGCCCCGATGGTGATGCAGCAGAAAGCACCGTGGTCACTGGTGTTGGTATTGTCGtgaaccatcacttgcaggaaaccagcttcacaaaagaagcctacaagaagtacatcaaagactacatgaagtcaatcaaaggcaaacttgaagaacagaaaccagaaagagtaaagccttttatgacaggtgctgcagaacaaatcaagaacatccttgcaaatgtcaaaAACTACCAGTTCTTcattggtgagaacatgaatccagatggcatggttgctctgctggactACCGTGAAGATGGTGTCACCCCATATATGATCTTCTTTAAGGATGGCTCAGAGATGGAGAAATGCTAA